The DNA segment AGGTGCGACATCAACAGAATGAAGGTCAGCGTTCGGATTCTATCATCTTAATGTCAATTAATAAGAAAAATAAAAAAGTAGAAATGATTAGTGTACCAAGAGACACAAGAACTGAAATTGTAGGAAAGCATAAAGAAGATAAGATCAATCATGCTTATGCATATGGCGGGCCAGACATGGCGGTTAAATCAGTAGAAAAATTAATGGATGTGCCGATTGATCATTATGCCGCAATTAATATGGACGGCGTATCCACTGTCATCGATGAGTTAGATGGCGTAGATGTAGTCAGCAATGCTTCTTTCTTTATCAAAGGATATGATTTTAAAAAAGGGAAGAAATATCATATGGATGGTAAAGAAGCAATGAACTTTATGCGCAGTAGAAAGGAACCAGGTGCTGGTGGCGATGAAGGGCGTCAGGTACGTCAACAACTCGTGATTGAAGCGGTAGCGAAGAAAGCATTACAACCAAGTTCTATTCCTAAGATGAACGGTATATTTGATGCAGCAGGCGATAACGTTAAGACAGACTTAAGTATCACTGAGCTAAATGGTATTCGTTCGGATTATAAAAATGCACAAAATAAAGTGAATCGTCACACTTTAGAAGGACAAAATAAAAAAGGTGAAGATGGTATTTACTATTTCTATCCAGGTAATAATGATGCCATTATCAATGCGTATAAGAAAAATTTAAATTTAAAATAACACCATCATTTTTCAACTTAACCCGACAACGTCATGTTGTCGGGTTTTTATATTTACCATAAACATTATCATTGTGTCTGTTTCATATTCATATGATAATGAAGGAGAACGTCATTTGAAATTTATATAATTGCTATTATGAATATAAAGAAAAATTTTTGAAAGTTTTAAATGATAAAATTCAAGTTAAAGAGGTGTAATGATGTTATTTATAGATGAACAAAAACAAGCAGAATTATTAAATATGAAAGAGGTTGTGGATGCGGTAGCAGAATCGTTACAGGCATATTCGGAAGGTAAAACCGAAACACCGTTGCGTTATGTTTTGCCATTTAATGAGGATAATCGATATCTTGTTATGCCGGCTTTATCTGATGAACTAAAGATCGTTGGTCTAAAAACGGTTACGATGGCACCGAATAATACGAAGATTGGTAAAAATACAATTGTTGGTTCGGTCATTTTGTCAGATTATGAAACGGGGGAAACGTTAGCAGTTCTAGAAGGTTCATACTTAACGAAGATTCGTACAGGTGCGATTTCAGGCGTTGCAACACGTTACCTTGCGAAAGAAAATGCTGAAACACTTTGTGTAGTTGGTACGGGAGATCAAGCTGAAGGATTAATTGAAGCAGTACTTGCAGAAAGAAATATTAAACGCATTCAATTCTTTAATCGCACATATGATAAAGCAGTTAAATTTTCAGAGAAAGTGCAGAGTCAACATTCAGATTTAGACGTTGAAGTTTTTGAAAATGTGGAAGACGCTATTCATCAAGCCGATGTGATTGTTACTGCAACGAATGCCTCAGAACCAGTATTCAATAATGAGTTGAAACCAGGTGTACATGTGAATGCAGTAGGATCGTTTAAACCTGAAATGCAAGAGTTACCGACACATGTGGTTTCATCTGCAGATAAAGTTGTCGTTGAATCGGCTGAAGCAGCTTTAGAGGAAACTGGTGATTTAGTGACGCCTATTTCTGAAGGTGAATTTAATAAAGACGATTTATATGGTGAGTTAGGTCGTATCGTTTCAGGCCAGCTCGATGGACGAACTTCAGAGGAAGAGAAGACAGTATTTAAATCAGTAGGTTTAGCTATTGTTGATATTGTAGTGGCAAACTATTTTTATCAAAAGTTCAAACAACAAAATGAATCGTAAAGGTCAATAACAGTTTTTATGAAATAGATTGTTTGGAGGAAGAAAAATATGAAATCAGTGTTACTTATCGGGCAGTCTAATATGGCTGGTCGAGGGTTCACAAATCAAGTGGAACCAATTATAGATGAACGTATATTTGTACTGCGCAATGGTCGTTGGCAAATGATGGATGAACCGATTCATAGTGATCGAGCAGTTGCTGGTATCGGTCCAGCAGCCTCTTTCGCTAAAATGTGGGTAGATGCGCACCCAAATGAAACAATTGGGCTCATTCCTTGTGCTGATGGAGGTACATCAATTGATGAATGGGCGAAAGATCAAATGTTAACGAGACATGCAATTGCAGAAACTCAGTTTGCAATGGAATCGAGTGATCTTATCGGCATATTGTGGCATCAAGGTGAAAGTGATAGTTTAAACGGTAATTATGCGACTTATAGTGAAAAATTGAAAGGTCTCATTGATTATTTAAGAGAAACGTTTAATAAGCCAGAGTGTCCTTTCGTGATGGGGTTATTAGGAGATTATCTCGGACAGCAAGGTTTCGGTCTCAGTGCGCCTGAATTTCAACATATTAATACATGTATTCAAGAAGTTGCGCAACAAAAAGACAATTGTTATTTCGTTACAGCACAAGCGTTAACGCCAAATCCTGACGGTATCCATATTGATGCATTATCACAACGTAAGTTTGGTATGCGTTATTATAAAGCGTTTAATGAGAGAAGTAATGTGGATGTACCATTAAATGGGGAAGAGAATATTGAATCTAAGTTAACGAAAAAGAAATATACGAAAAATGAAAAGATGTATATGCTTATAGCTAAATTATCTAGAAATCAAATATCATACGAAGATTTTGAGAAGCAAATGCAGTCCCTTTATTAAAAATTATGTTATACATGAAACAAAAAGGCGGTTGGTGGAATCCGTGTTCCATCAACCGCAAAAATTATACAGCCTAATAATTAAGAATTTTTGCCCAAAAAAATTCTAATTAGAAATTAAAGTCCGATTCTTTTCATGAATCCGATGAAAGCTTCATAGATATCTTCAATCATGGTAAAGCCTCCTTTATTAATTTAATACTAATATTAGCTTAAATTATTTAGTGTAAGGTTTATCTTGACCATAATATTCGATTTCGTCGTTGAAGAATTTACCGAAAAGTGTTAAGAAACGATGTAACATTATAAATGCCCCCTTATACTTTAATTTATATGATTAAAACTGATTGAATTTGTCGTTGTTCCAATTTGAAAATTAAAGTCCGATTCTTTTGATGAATCCGATGAAAGCTTCATAAATATCTTCAATCATGGTAAAGCCTCCTTTGTAATTAGTTACAAAATAAAATTATTTTGTATAAGGTTTATCTTGACCATAATAACCAATCTCATCGTAGAAGAATTGACCTAAAAGTGTTAAGAAACGGTGTACCATCGAAATCCCTCCTTATCAAATGATCATACATGAATAATATAACCCAATGATTTTAAGCTCAAACATATTAATTTGTAAAAATAAAAAATAATCTAAGTATAATATGTTCAGAGTAACTATTAATTTCTCTCTCTAAGTATAGTTATTGAAAATACAATCATGGCTTAAGATGATTTTATCTTTTTTATTTCTACAGTTTAATTTGAGCAGTAATCTTTAACCAATTTATCTCGAATTCAAACATTTTAAATTCAAGATATTCAGAAAATTTAATAAAAAGTTTTATCACGCTTATTTAATATTTAAACGGTAATTAGAATTTTTACAAATTGAGTAAGGTGACAATTAATGATGTTTTTCAACTTTATTCAACACAGTTATAATATAGTGATTTTGTAGGGATTTCAAAACTCGGACACAGATGGATCGCATTGTAAAGCGATTTGTATATTTAATTTAAATTTAAATCAATAAATGAGTCTTGTAGAAACAATGACAATTTTTTTAGATATTTATAGTGATTTTTTGTAGAATATATATTCAAATTTTCAGTTAAAAACAGAGTAAATTTTATCGAAAAACGCTATTTAAAAATAATT comes from the Staphylococcus hsinchuensis genome and includes:
- a CDS encoding LCP family protein — encoded protein: MKKKSKTKKIILICFIILAIGVLLVAAFIFYKLTALNTAINNPLDRGDHSELRQGKVKKGEPISIALFGIDDDKVRHQQNEGQRSDSIILMSINKKNKKVEMISVPRDTRTEIVGKHKEDKINHAYAYGGPDMAVKSVEKLMDVPIDHYAAINMDGVSTVIDELDGVDVVSNASFFIKGYDFKKGKKYHMDGKEAMNFMRSRKEPGAGGDEGRQVRQQLVIEAVAKKALQPSSIPKMNGIFDAAGDNVKTDLSITELNGIRSDYKNAQNKVNRHTLEGQNKKGEDGIYYFYPGNNDAIINAYKKNLNLK
- a CDS encoding ornithine cyclodeaminase family protein translates to MLFIDEQKQAELLNMKEVVDAVAESLQAYSEGKTETPLRYVLPFNEDNRYLVMPALSDELKIVGLKTVTMAPNNTKIGKNTIVGSVILSDYETGETLAVLEGSYLTKIRTGAISGVATRYLAKENAETLCVVGTGDQAEGLIEAVLAERNIKRIQFFNRTYDKAVKFSEKVQSQHSDLDVEVFENVEDAIHQADVIVTATNASEPVFNNELKPGVHVNAVGSFKPEMQELPTHVVSSADKVVVESAEAALEETGDLVTPISEGEFNKDDLYGELGRIVSGQLDGRTSEEEKTVFKSVGLAIVDIVVANYFYQKFKQQNES
- a CDS encoding sialate O-acetylesterase codes for the protein MKSVLLIGQSNMAGRGFTNQVEPIIDERIFVLRNGRWQMMDEPIHSDRAVAGIGPAASFAKMWVDAHPNETIGLIPCADGGTSIDEWAKDQMLTRHAIAETQFAMESSDLIGILWHQGESDSLNGNYATYSEKLKGLIDYLRETFNKPECPFVMGLLGDYLGQQGFGLSAPEFQHINTCIQEVAQQKDNCYFVTAQALTPNPDGIHIDALSQRKFGMRYYKAFNERSNVDVPLNGEENIESKLTKKKYTKNEKMYMLIAKLSRNQISYEDFEKQMQSLY